Proteins from a genomic interval of Plasmodium berghei ANKA genome assembly, chromosome: 6:
- a CDS encoding PP-loop family protein, putative, producing MHLIQILSILWIYWNYIRSLKIQKDGYKHIHTFLNPWISKKKIKIKNPKHDVYLKTEKNIYEIIFNKDEKLSKDILNKKKKKKIILNGYNKEQNKVNNIFKEWKTHNEIFLKKFCSFINIENDIKNKELQNVTKYNSLLFTKWENPKNTFNMYSNTYKDQEIKEKNNLIDEIIQQVEIYWISILKNRYFFYFLKKKKYIIFSVSAGVDSLALLYSFIFTIYKIIIIILYKDNLNYLDILDKIKNIYFYKHENIYNLIQEKIAKLNHICNNNSECFWINKIYFFLGILNKITVLYCDHKTRIECTQEKKFLKHICKLYNLKFATKILTKNNIMKTKDRNIFDNNNFKKSKSQNNFLLISRLWRQNSYIELTNKILKQEIKELINEKKKHSICDFKKGTNYKYSEYLNDINIYLKKLYKKNVCNILLKNYKKFPKYFSDFFFKKTEFLKNSKKIKSIIFLGHHQNDNNETMLFHFFRGIYIKNLKGINFLTYFKNCLLYRPFIKLNKIQIYNYMYAIKKKWKYDISNQKLYISRNFIRNILIPNISLIFEKNKKIKKDNENITKTTIHTKFEKNEELENAKIYAYSSLNKRLTNLSSQIKNLDKHLEFHNNIFYIYLKNKYYISDNIKIKTNNFFIIEYMKMQNNLYKHFFFNTNVNNIIKINKLLYKNNIFLKIFNFYEFLILSSKLARIEALYNIIKSYVKTNLNYSIIDQIYNELFLFAINNLRDQHLQKHITYKNINLSNKIENDINIILNNKTNTRPNVEISKRTDFETSPTNIFYKKLKMININGKSKIVVNNNLFCIINNHTDDVSNPNSIQRYKDKSSNVFIHDNISAKVKRINKKSFDIQKTKTKNAYLFIKKRKKKKKEKFNIHIRYLKKNDLIINDNQKNKYMKATKFLLKHHIPYIYKYFLPIVEITNFKKSGILFFFLFGKLANDKFALRYSIKKKKLQNNFIYSIKFKNNDDSFI from the coding sequence atgcatTTAATCCAAATTTTATCTATTTTATGGATTTACTGGAATTATATAAGAAGcttaaaaatacaaaaagatggatataaacatattcatacatttttaaatccatggatttcaaaaaaaaaaataaaaataaagaatccTAAACATGATGTCTATTTAAAAAcagagaaaaatatttatgaaataattttcaataaagatgaaaaattatcaaaagatatattaaataaaaaaaaaaaaaaaaaaataatacttaATGGATATAATAAGGAACAAAACAAAGTTAATAATATCTTTAAAGAATGGAAAACacataatgaaatatttttaaaaaaattttgctcatttataaatatagaaaatgatataaaaaacaaagaaTTACAAAAtgtaacaaaatataattcattGTTATTCACAAAATGGGAAAATCCTAAAAATACTTTCAATATGTATagtaatacatataaagatcaagaaataaaagaaaaaaataatttaatagaTGAAATAATACAACAGGTTGAAATTTATTGGATatctattttaaaaaatcgatactttttttattttttaaaaaaaaaaaaatatataattttcagcGTAAGTGCAGGGGTAGATTCATTGGCTCTTTtgtattcatttatttttacaatttacaaaataataataataatattatataaagacaatttaaattatttagatATTTtagacaaaataaaaaatatatatttttataaacatgaaaatatatataatcttATTCAGGAAAAAATAGCAAAACTAAATCatatttgtaataataattcagaATGTTTTtggataaataaaatatattttttccttggcattttaaataaaataacagTTTTATATTGTGATCATAAAACCAGAATTGAATGTACccaagaaaaaaaatttttaaaacatatttgtaaattatataacttAAAATTTGCTACtaaaattttaacaaaaaataatattatgaaaactaaggatagaaatatatttgataataataattttaaaaaatcaaaatcacaaaataattttttattaatatctaGATTATGGAGACAAAATTCATACATTGAATTgacaaataaaattcttaaacaagaaataaaagaacttataaatgaaaaaaaaaaacattctATTTgtgattttaaaaaaggaacaaattataaatatagtgaatatttaaatgatataaatatatatcttaaaaaattgtataaaaaaaatgtgtgtaatattttattaaaaaattataaaaaatttcctaaatatttttcagattttttttttaaaaaaacagaatttctcaaaaatagtaaaaaaataaaatctattatatttctaGGGCATCatcaaaatgataataatgaaacaatgttatttcatttttttagaggaatatatattaaaaatttaaaaggaataaattttttaacttattttaaaaattgtttattgTATAGaccatttattaaattaaataaaatacaaatttacaattatatgtatgcaattaaaaaaaaatggaaatatgACATATCAAATCaaaagttatatatttcacgaaattttattagaaatattttaataccAAATATTTCTcttatatttgaaaaaaataaaaaaataaaaaaagataatgaaaatattaccAAAACAACTATACACacaaaatttgaaaaaaatgaggaaTTGGAAAATGCAAAGATATATGCTTATTCCTCGTTAAATAAAAGACTAACAAATTTATCAtcacaaataaaaaacttaGATAAACATTTAGaatttcataataatatattttatatttatctaaagaataaatattatatttcagataatataaaaataaagacaaataatttttttattatcgaatatatgaaaatgcaaaataatttatataaacattttttttttaatacaaatgttaataatataataaaaattaataaattattatataaaaataatatttttttaaaaattttcaatttttatgaatttttaattctttcaTCAAAATTAGCTAGAATTGAAGCCCTATATAACATTATAAAAAGTTATGTTAAAAcgaatttaaattattctATTATtgatcaaatatataatgaattgtttttatttgcaATTAACAATTTAAGAGATCAACATTTGCAGAAACATATAACATATAagaatattaatttatcaaataaaattgaaaatgatattaatattatattaaataataaaacaaatactAGGCCCAATGTCGAAATAAGCAAACGAACAGATTTTGAAACAAGCccaacaaatatattttataaaaaactaaaaatgataaatataaatgggAAAAGTAAAATTgttgtaaataataacttGTTTTGTATTATCAATAACCATACTGACGATGTTTCAAATCCAAATTCAATACAACGATATAAAGACAAAAGTTCGAATGTATTCATTcatgataatatttcagCAAAAGTGaaaagaataaataaaaaaagttttgatattcaaaaaaccaaaacaaaaaatgcttatttatttattaaaaaacgaaaaaaaaaaaaaaaagaaaaatttaatatacaCATTCGTTacctaaaaaaaaacgatttaattattaatgataaccaaaaaaataaatatatgaaagctacaaaatttttattaaaacatCATATTccttatatttataaatacttTTTGCCAATTGTtgaaataacaaattttaaaaaaagtggtattctttttttctttttatttggtAAATTAGCAAATGATAAATTTGCATTGCGTTattcaattaaaaaaaaaaaacttcaaaataattttatatattccataaaatttaaaaataatgatgattCTTTTATATAG
- a CDS encoding DEAD box ATP-dependent RNA helicase, putative — protein MILQIKFKNVKNCFKILTHLKNERKRTFLTYKEIECIIPIADDNNHPKKNINSHIYNINNYNDKNQNKYDHNDNKPNTNFNLQNEQNKIVYDNINDLNELCLKKFKKIKSELCIQTSSNREYIPFHFYDTFLSNTTFQKNCVNYVDNVINLKGHEENSFFSFENTDKKNEENKNKDSIIIRSLTDCFNDNRHDIISENITNDDARETLNNIKNNSEHNNKNMTKSEISSQNIFNKSYIEKLCKYKYLQNINIDSYIKLSLLKNFNIKYLTTNQYCLFPLFFKDLDLLVYSFKGSGKTIGYSIPLLHKIIIQINKLKKYHKIKENYVHALIICPNIILVEQTYNIIKKLIMYHPYNIVCHYIHGRKNMNMQGEINELKKKKPHIIITTPVSFINHIKYSTSFSNLFFLCDTIIIDEAYFLLNQNYLKNILIIKNILPKGHQTILLTCIVNNFLKQLAYRLLRLNYLYLNFVHNCIFDNNVFYSSIIMNMINFNSNDKSSYQKYYEHVQNLQFQLYHKFNDQLLKIYQNNILNCDDVGKLWYAKDSKIFYEHVNKFNSFIVHTQSERSETKQLNAHTNDLINFKSEFSKNQNNKNCINKEDKNITYYNGMSYEANEVFEKIDNKIVMENRKKCNDIYNIERNIKLNQTNSISKDHKKNNNSDGALIEKEDEQYKYEGPEEKVRKLKLSNSDYNNYKMYDNSNNNYEQNKGKNIPTHIFLKQEYLIYDSDKFALILFNIIHKEFISNNSSKIVIIMPTVKMLQFIYAIFKHYIFKGYLFLLYLKCNKFTNNFKNNINNFCNSFYYDKENVNFSISSNPFVFTDLSISQININAESNIKEDKLLDENMFKSTCLNRHEKYYQKKNQFINDEQNTETDHSEGLNYEKEFEALKDIVILCLHSKLSLDKKMYTLDTFNNNSENINKKRRNKILFSSSLLYQGIEIDNVDLVIQVGIRTNIDEYILTTNISIAKNTTGRSLLLLNELEGHYLYSLYKNNIMISSVSKDYLNYLYKDNSILEYLLKYKRDRKIIPQNYSKEDITNLNDLVVEYKNENKEKDNNHNYFYNYPLKHIEWHTHKHLLCSCELMYRSLLGFYCEKNNFLKYEKWQVPSLIKNIIYSFGYFENFYITKCMAARLQIINAPDLYIKFNATPKTVLMSSLPSYKGYKSKINELKQKHATNSFGLQENPDPCDKSYL, from the coding sequence atgatattacaaataaaatttaaaaatgtaaaaaactGTTTTAAAATCTTAactcatttaaaaaatgaaagaaaaagaacATTCTTAACATACAAGGAAATTGAATGCATCATTCCCATTGCTGATGATAATAACCAtcctaaaaaaaatattaacagtcatatatataatattaataattataatgacaaaaatcaaaataaatatgaccATAATGATAACAAACCAAATACCAACTTTAATTTgcaaaatgaacaaaataaaatagtgTATGACAATATAAACgatttaaatgaattatgtttaaaaaaatttaaaaaaataaaatctgAACTGTGCATACAAACATCATCAAACAGGGAATATATTccatttcatttttatgacacatttttatcaaacaCCAcgtttcaaaaaaattgtgtTAATTATGTAGACAatgttattaatttaaaggGACACGAAGAAAATTCCTTTTTTTCGTTTGAAAATACAGACAAAAagaatgaagaaaataaaaataaagatagcATCATTATAAGAAGTTTAACTGATTGttttaatgataatagACATGATATAATATCCGAAAATATAACTAACGATGATGCACGTGAAACattgaataatataaaaaacaattctgaacataacaataaaaatatgaccAAGTCAGAAATTTCGtcacaaaatatatttaataagtCTTACATTGAGAAATTatgcaaatataaatatttacagaatataaacattgattcatatataaaattaagtCTTTTGAAAAactttaatataaaatatttgactACTAATCaatattgtttatttccacttttttttaaagatttAGATTTACTTGTTTATTCATTCAAAGGATCTGGGAAAACGATTGGATATTCTATCCCATTGttacataaaattataatacaaataaacaaattaaaaaaatatcataaaattaaagagAATTATGTGCATGCTTTAATCATTTGTccaaatattattttagtAGAACAGACATataatatcattaaaaaattaataatgtatcatccatataatatagtatgtcattatattcatggtagaaaaaatatgaacatgcaaggtgaaataaatgaattaaaaaaaaaaaaacctcatataattattacaaCCCCGGTGTCTTTTAttaatcatataaaatattcgaCTTCTTTTTCtaacttattttttttatgtgaTACAATAATTATTGATGAAgcttattttcttttaaatcaaaattacctaaaaaatatattaataataaaaaatatattacctAAAGGACAtcaaacaattttattaacatgcatagttaataattttttaaaacaattaGCATATAGATTGTTAcgtttaaattatttatatttaaattttgtacataattgtatatttgataataatgttTTCTATTCttctattattatgaatatgattaattttaattcaaatgataaaagttcttatcaaaaatattatgagcATGTACAGAATTTACAATTCCAACTTTATCATAAATTTAATGATCAGTTATTAAAAATCTAtcaaaacaatatattaaattgtgATGATGTAGGCAAACTTTGGTATGCTAAAgattcaaaaatattttatgaacatgttaataaatttaattcatttattgTACATACTCAATCAGAACGGAGTGAAACAAAACAATTGAATGCACACACAAATGAtctaattaattttaaatctgaattttcaaaaaatcaaaacaataaaaattgtataaataaagaagacaaaaatattacctATTATAATGGTATGTCATATGAAGCGAATGAagtatttgaaaaaatagacaataaaattgtgatggaaaatagaaaaaagtgtaatgatatatataatattgaaagaaatattaaattaaatcaaACTAATAGTATATCAAAAGaccacaaaaaaaataataattcagaTGGGGCATTGATTGAAAAAGAAGATgaacaatataaatatgaaggTCCTGAAGAAAAAGtaagaaaattaaaattaagtAATAgtgattataataattataaaatgtatgacaatagcaataataattatgaacaaaataaaggaaaaaatattcccactcatatttttttaaaacaagaatatttaatttacgATTCTGATAAATTTGCTTTAatactttttaatataattcataaagaatttatatcaaataattcATCAAAAATTGTTATCATTATGCCAACTGTAAAAATGTtacaatttatatatgctatttttaagcactatatatttaaagggtatttatttttgctatatctaaaatgtaataagtttacaaataattttaaaaataatattaacaatttttgtaattctttttattatgataaagaaaatgtcAACTTCTCCATTTCTTCAAACCCTTTTGTATTTACTGATTTATCAATTAgtcaaattaatataaatgcaGAATCAAATATCAAAGAGGATAAACTTTTAGatgaaaatatgtttaaatCCACTTGTTTGAATCGccatgaaaaatattatcaaaaaaaaaatcaatttATAAATGACGAACAAAATACCGAAACTGATCATTCGGAAGGattaaattatgaaaagGAATTTGAAGCGTTAAAAGATATTgtaattttatgtttacATAGCAAATTAAGTTtagacaaaaaaatgtatacattagacacatttaataataatagtgaaaacataaataaaaagcgaagaaacaaaatattgttttcatcatctttattatatcaaGGAATAGAAATTGACAATGTAGATTTGGTAATACAAGTAGGTATTCGGACAAATATCGATGAATACATATTAACaacaaatatatcaataGCCAAAAATACAACGGGAAGAAGtttacttttattaaatgaattagaaggccattatttatatagcctttataaaaataacattatGATTAGTAGCGTAAGCAAagattatttaaattatttatataaagacAATAGTATTTtggaatatttattaaaatataaaagagatagaaaaataattccaCAAAATTATAGTAAAGAAGATATTACCaatttaaatgatttagttgttgaatataaaaatgaaaataaagaaaaagacAACAACcacaattatttttataattatccATTAAAACATATAGAGTGGCACACACATAAGCATTTACTTTGTTCATGTGAATTAATGTATAGATCATTACTCGGCTTTTattgtgaaaaaaataactttttaaaatacgAGAAATGGCAAGTACCTagtttaattaaaaatattatttattcatttggATATTTcgaaaatttttatataacaaaatgTATGGCTGCTAGGcttcaaattataaatgcACCTGACTTGtacataaaatttaatgctACACCAAAAACTGTCTTAATGTCTTCATTACCATCTTACAAAGGATACAAATCAAAAATCAACgaattaaaacaaaaacatGCCACTAATTCATTTGGTTTGCAAGAAAATCCCGATCCTTGTGATAAATCATACCTTTGA